In Cedecea neteri, a single genomic region encodes these proteins:
- the fabY gene encoding fatty acid biosynthesis protein FabY translates to MYHLRVPQTEEELERYYQFRWEMLRKPLHQPKGSERDAWDAMAHHQMVVDEEGNTVAVGRLYINADNEAAIRFMAVHPSVQDKGLGTLVAMALESVARQEGVKRVTCSAREDAVPFFAKLGFVNQGEITTPQTTPVRHFLMIKPVATLDDILHRGDWCGQLQQAWYEHIPLSEKMGVRIQQYTGQKFITTMPETGNQNPHHTLFAGSLFSLATLTGWGLIWLMLRERHLGGTIILADAHIRYSKPITGKPGATADLGSLSGDLDRLARGRKARVALEVELYGNDTPGAVFEGVYLVLPAKPFGPLEEGGNEEE, encoded by the coding sequence ATGTATCACCTTCGTGTGCCACAAACAGAAGAAGAACTAGAACGTTATTATCAGTTCCGCTGGGAAATGTTGCGCAAACCGCTTCACCAGCCAAAAGGTTCAGAGCGCGATGCCTGGGATGCCATGGCGCATCACCAGATGGTAGTCGATGAAGAGGGGAATACTGTTGCCGTGGGCCGCCTCTATATCAATGCCGATAACGAAGCCGCGATTCGCTTTATGGCGGTGCATCCGTCGGTTCAGGATAAAGGCTTAGGGACGCTGGTGGCGATGGCGCTGGAGTCCGTGGCGCGCCAGGAAGGCGTTAAGCGCGTGACCTGTAGCGCACGTGAAGATGCAGTCCCGTTTTTTGCCAAGCTTGGCTTTGTGAATCAGGGGGAAATCACTACTCCGCAAACCACGCCGGTACGCCATTTCCTGATGATCAAGCCTGTGGCTACGCTTGACGATATCCTTCACCGGGGCGACTGGTGCGGGCAGCTTCAGCAGGCCTGGTACGAACATATTCCGCTGAGCGAGAAAATGGGCGTGCGTATTCAGCAGTATACCGGGCAAAAATTCATTACCACGATGCCGGAAACGGGAAATCAAAACCCGCACCATACGCTTTTCGCGGGGAGTTTGTTCTCGCTGGCCACGTTAACCGGCTGGGGGCTAATCTGGCTGATGCTGCGTGAGCGCCATCTCGGCGGGACGATTATTCTGGCCGATGCCCATATCCGTTATAGCAAACCGATCACCGGAAAACCGGGGGCCACGGCTGACCTGGGGTCGCTGAGTGGCGATCTGGACAGGCTGGCCCGGGGCCGCAAAGCTCGCGTAGCGCTTGAAGTCGAACTCTACGGCAATGACACGCCCGGCGCGGTGTTTGAAGGCGTCTATCTGGTGTTGCCTGCTAAGCCGTTCGGCCCTCTGGAAGAGGGCGGAAACGAAGAGGAATAG
- a CDS encoding AsmA family protein, with amino-acid sequence MKFLGKLVLILLGLVILALVAFYILLQTRWGAGQISSWVNEKTNYHLSFNEMAHDWSSPTHLVFHNVTFGRAGQPATLVAKNVDIGLSTRQFSQPLYVDTILLQQGTLNLSANAVPLPLKADKLQLQDMAINSPDSEWNLSAQRVEGGVSPWQPQAGKVLGNKATIAFSAGSLTLNGVNASNVLLQGTLDNEQVTLTTIGADVARGSLTGSAHRNSDGSWQVGSLRLNDIRLQTAKSLTDFLAPVTSVPSLTIDRLEITDARLEGKEWAVSDLALSLRNLTLANGGWQSDDGQLSMNASEFINGSLHLQDPIVNVDFAPAGATLRQFSSRWEGGLVRASGQWLRDGNQAVMDEVVVGGLEYTLPSNWKALWMEKLPDWLNSVTVKKFSANRNLIIDIDPNWPFQLTGLDGTATNIQLARDHQWGIWSGNASFNAAAATFNRVDVRRPSLSLTANQSQVAITELSAFAGEGLLEATANVSQTPQRAVSVSLKGQSVPVNVLHAWGWPALPLEGNGNLQLSATGQMAAGTALKPTVNGTLQATSTSGQQIQQTMRHGDVPAA; translated from the coding sequence ATGAAATTCCTCGGAAAGCTGGTTCTTATTCTGCTGGGCCTTGTCATACTGGCGCTGGTTGCCTTTTACATCCTGCTGCAAACCCGCTGGGGCGCGGGACAAATCAGCAGTTGGGTGAATGAAAAGACGAACTACCACCTCTCTTTCAACGAGATGGCGCATGACTGGTCTTCGCCCACCCACCTGGTCTTCCATAACGTCACTTTTGGCCGCGCGGGCCAGCCAGCAACGCTGGTCGCGAAGAACGTGGATATTGGTCTGAGTACGCGACAGTTTTCTCAGCCTCTCTATGTCGACACTATTTTGCTGCAGCAAGGGACGTTGAATCTCAGTGCAAACGCAGTTCCACTCCCACTCAAGGCAGATAAACTGCAATTGCAGGATATGGCAATTAACAGCCCGGATAGCGAGTGGAATCTCAGCGCCCAGCGCGTTGAAGGTGGTGTTTCTCCCTGGCAGCCTCAGGCAGGGAAAGTGCTTGGGAATAAAGCCACTATTGCCTTCAGCGCGGGCTCACTGACGCTCAATGGCGTCAACGCCAGCAATGTCCTGCTACAAGGGACGCTGGATAATGAACAAGTCACGCTGACCACTATCGGGGCGGATGTTGCCCGCGGTTCATTAACGGGAAGCGCTCACCGCAATAGCGACGGCTCGTGGCAGGTGGGCAGCCTGCGCCTCAACGATATTCGTCTGCAAACGGCAAAATCACTCACCGATTTTCTTGCGCCAGTCACATCTGTTCCCTCGTTAACTATCGATCGCCTTGAAATAACCGATGCGCGACTGGAAGGGAAAGAGTGGGCGGTAAGCGACCTTGCCCTTAGCCTGCGGAATCTGACGCTGGCGAACGGGGGATGGCAAAGCGATGACGGCCAGTTGTCGATGAACGCCAGCGAATTCATTAACGGTTCTCTGCATTTGCAGGATCCGATCGTGAACGTCGATTTTGCCCCGGCAGGTGCCACGCTCCGGCAATTTAGTTCGCGCTGGGAGGGCGGCCTGGTTCGTGCTTCCGGGCAATGGTTGCGCGACGGCAATCAAGCGGTGATGGATGAAGTGGTCGTAGGCGGGCTGGAATACACGCTCCCGTCCAACTGGAAAGCCCTGTGGATGGAGAAATTGCCTGACTGGCTGAACAGCGTTACCGTGAAAAAGTTCTCCGCTAACCGTAATCTGATTATCGATATCGACCCGAACTGGCCATTCCAGCTCACCGGGCTGGATGGCACCGCAACGAATATCCAGCTGGCACGAGATCACCAGTGGGGGATTTGGTCCGGCAATGCCTCGTTTAATGCCGCAGCAGCCACCTTTAACCGGGTTGACGTGCGGCGCCCGTCGCTGTCGTTAACGGCAAACCAGAGCCAGGTCGCGATTACGGAGCTAAGTGCCTTCGCGGGTGAAGGCTTACTGGAAGCCACGGCAAACGTAAGCCAGACGCCTCAGCGAGCGGTGAGCGTTAGTCTGAAGGGCCAGAGCGTGCCGGTGAATGTGTTACACGCCTGGGGCTGGCCTGCTCTGCCGCTGGAGGGGAACGGAAATCTGCAGCTTTCGGCGACTGGTCAGATGGCCGCTGGCACCGCGCTGAAGCCCACCGTAAATGGCACCTTGCAGGCCACCAGCACCAGCGGGCAACAGATTCAGCAGACTATGCGCCACGGAGATGTGCCCGCCGCGTAG
- a CDS encoding nucleobase:cation symporter-2 family protein codes for MSVNVVESDNAQPVAQTHPSELIYRLEDRPPLPQTLFAACQHLLAMFVAVITPALLICQALGLPASDTQHIISMSLFASGVASIIQIKAWGPVGSGLLSIQGTSFNFVSPLIMGGMALKNGGADVPTMMAALFGTLMLASCTEMLISRVLHLARRIITPLVSGVVVMIIGLSLIQVGLTSIGGGYGAMADHTFGAPKNLLLAGAVLLVIILLNRQRNPYLRVASLVIAMAVGYLLAWALDMLPATTQAANTDLIMVPTPLYYGLGIDWSLLIPLMLVFMVTSLETIGDITATSDVSEQPVSGPLYMKRLKGGVLANGLNSCVSAVFNTFPNSCFGQNNGVIQLTGVASRYVGFVVALMLIVLGLFPAVSGFVQHIPEPVLGGATIVMFGTIAASGVRIVSREPLNRRAIMIIALSLAVGLGVSQQPLILQFAPDWLKTLLSSGIAAGGITAIVLNLIFPPEKE; via the coding sequence ATGTCCGTGAATGTCGTAGAGTCAGACAATGCGCAACCGGTTGCGCAGACTCATCCGAGCGAATTAATTTATCGCCTTGAAGACCGCCCGCCGCTGCCACAAACCCTTTTTGCCGCCTGCCAACACCTGCTGGCGATGTTTGTGGCTGTGATTACCCCGGCATTGTTAATTTGCCAGGCGTTGGGGTTACCGGCATCGGACACACAGCACATAATCAGCATGTCTTTGTTTGCCTCTGGCGTGGCCTCAATTATTCAAATCAAAGCCTGGGGGCCGGTAGGTTCTGGTTTGCTGTCGATTCAGGGCACCAGCTTTAACTTTGTCTCTCCGCTGATTATGGGCGGCATGGCGCTGAAAAATGGCGGTGCGGACGTGCCGACTATGATGGCGGCACTCTTTGGCACGCTGATGCTTGCCAGCTGCACGGAAATGCTGATTTCACGCGTGCTGCATCTTGCTCGCCGTATTATTACCCCTCTGGTTTCCGGCGTGGTGGTGATGATTATCGGCCTGTCCCTGATTCAGGTTGGGCTGACCTCTATCGGCGGTGGCTATGGCGCCATGGCAGATCACACGTTTGGCGCACCGAAAAATCTGCTGCTGGCAGGCGCAGTTCTACTGGTCATTATCCTGCTGAACCGCCAGCGCAATCCTTATCTGCGTGTAGCGTCCCTGGTTATCGCGATGGCCGTGGGCTACCTGCTCGCCTGGGCGCTGGATATGCTACCCGCCACAACCCAGGCCGCTAACACCGACCTCATCATGGTTCCTACGCCGCTGTATTACGGACTTGGCATCGACTGGAGCCTGCTGATTCCGCTGATGCTGGTATTTATGGTGACCTCGCTGGAAACCATCGGCGACATCACAGCGACCTCCGACGTATCAGAGCAGCCGGTTTCCGGCCCGCTGTACATGAAGCGCCTGAAAGGCGGCGTACTGGCCAATGGTCTGAATTCCTGCGTTTCTGCCGTGTTCAATACTTTCCCTAACTCCTGCTTTGGCCAGAACAACGGGGTTATTCAATTGACCGGCGTTGCCAGCCGCTATGTGGGCTTTGTCGTCGCGCTGATGCTGATCGTGCTTGGTCTGTTCCCGGCAGTCAGCGGCTTCGTGCAGCATATCCCTGAGCCCGTTCTCGGCGGCGCAACGATTGTGATGTTCGGCACCATTGCCGCTTCCGGGGTGCGTATTGTCTCCCGCGAACCGCTGAATCGCCGTGCGATTATGATCATCGCCCTGTCGCTCGCCGTTGGCCTTGGCGTATCCCAGCAGCCGCTGATCCTTCAGTTCGCGCCTGACTGGCTGAAAACCCTGCTCTCTTCAGGCATTGCTGCCGGTGGGATCACTGCCATCGTGCTGAACCTGATTTTCCCGCCAGAAAAAGAATAA
- the gltS gene encoding sodium/glutamate symporter, producing the protein MFHLDTLSTLVAATLVLLLGRKMVHSVPFLKKYTIPEPVAGGLLVAIALLVLKKSMGWEIEFDMSLKDPLMLAFFATIGLNANIASLRKGGKVVGIFLFIVVGLLVMQNAIGIGMASMLGLDPLMGLLAGSITLSGGHGTGAAWGKLFTERYGFQNATEVAMACATFGLVLGGLIGGPVARYLVKHSSTPNGAPEDNEIPGAFEKPDIGRVITSLVMIETIALIAICLTVGRVVAGLLQGTPFELPTFVCVLFIGVILSNLLAAVGFYRVFERAVSVLGNVCLSLFLAMALMSLKLWELASLALPMLAILAVQTLFMALYAIFVTWRLMGKNYDAAVLAAGHCGFGMGATPTAIANMQAITERFGPSHMAFLVVPMVGAFFIDIVNAVVIKLFLMLPLFA; encoded by the coding sequence ATGTTTCATCTTGATACCCTTTCTACCCTGGTGGCCGCCACGTTAGTGCTGCTTCTGGGGCGTAAAATGGTCCACTCGGTCCCTTTTCTCAAAAAATACACTATTCCTGAACCCGTGGCCGGTGGGCTGCTGGTGGCAATCGCCCTGCTTGTCCTGAAAAAAAGCATGGGTTGGGAAATTGAGTTTGATATGAGCCTCAAAGATCCTCTGATGCTCGCTTTCTTCGCCACCATCGGCCTGAATGCCAATATCGCCAGTTTGCGCAAGGGCGGGAAAGTGGTGGGAATTTTCCTGTTTATCGTCGTTGGGTTACTGGTTATGCAGAACGCCATTGGCATCGGTATGGCCAGCATGTTGGGGCTCGATCCGCTGATGGGGCTGCTGGCAGGTTCGATAACGTTGTCCGGCGGGCACGGTACCGGTGCCGCCTGGGGCAAACTCTTTACCGAACGCTATGGTTTCCAGAATGCGACGGAAGTCGCTATGGCCTGTGCGACTTTTGGCCTCGTGCTGGGTGGTTTAATTGGTGGCCCGGTTGCCCGCTACCTGGTTAAACATTCGTCTACGCCGAATGGCGCGCCGGAAGACAACGAGATCCCCGGCGCGTTTGAAAAGCCAGACATCGGGCGAGTCATTACCTCTTTGGTGATGATTGAAACCATCGCGTTGATTGCTATCTGCCTGACAGTGGGGCGCGTCGTTGCTGGATTATTGCAGGGCACACCTTTTGAGCTGCCGACGTTTGTCTGCGTACTGTTTATTGGTGTGATTCTCAGTAATTTACTTGCCGCCGTGGGCTTCTATCGGGTCTTCGAACGGGCGGTTTCCGTGTTGGGCAACGTTTGTCTGTCACTGTTCCTGGCGATGGCGTTAATGAGCCTGAAACTTTGGGAGTTGGCCTCTCTGGCGTTACCGATGCTGGCTATTCTGGCCGTACAAACGCTGTTTATGGCGCTGTACGCCATTTTTGTCACCTGGCGTTTAATGGGCAAAAACTACGATGCCGCCGTGCTGGCCGCCGGCCACTGTGGGTTTGGCATGGGCGCCACGCCGACGGCGATTGCTAATATGCAGGCGATTACCGAGCGATTTGGCCCGTCCCATATGGCGTTTTTGGTGGTGCCGATGGTGGGGGCGTTCTTTATCGACATCGTGAATGCGGTGGTGATCAAGCTGTTCCTGATGCTGCCGCTGTTTGCTTAA
- the recG gene encoding ATP-dependent DNA helicase RecG — MKGRLLDAIPLSTLAGVGASQSGKLAKIGLHTIQDLLLHLPLRYEDRTHLYPINDLQPGLYATVEGEVLNSNITFGGRRMMTCQISDGTGILTMRFFNFNAAMKNSLSAGKRVLAYGEAKRGKYGAEMFHPEYRIQGDLSTPDLQETLTPVYPTTEGIRQATLRKLTDQALELLNTCAITELLPAELSQGMMSLPEALRTLHRPPPDMKLADLETGKHPAQQRLILEELLAHNLSMLALRAGAQRYHALPLVNHDELKNQLLAALPFKPTGAQERVVAEIERDMALDVPMMRLVQGDVGSGKTLVAALAALRAIAHGKQVGLMAPTELLAEQHANNFRQWFEPLGIEVGWLAGKQKGKARIAQQEAIASGQVSMVVGTHAIFQEQVQFAGLALVIIDEQHRFGVHQRLALWEKGQIQGFHPHQLIMTATPIPRTLAMTAYADLDTSVIDELPPGRTPVTTVAIADTRRSEIIERVRNACRDEKRQAYWVCTLIEESELLEAQAAEVTWEELKTALPELNVGLVHGRMKPQEKQAVMQAFKQGELHLLVATTVIEVGVDVPNASLMIIENPERLGLAQLHQLRGRVGRGAVASHCVLLYKSPLSKTAQLRLQVLRDSNDGFVIAQKDLEIRGPGELLGTRQTGNAEFKVADLLRDQGMIPQVQRLARHIHERYPEQAKALIERWMPETERYSNA, encoded by the coding sequence ATGAAAGGCCGCCTGCTGGATGCCATCCCGCTAAGCACGCTTGCCGGAGTGGGCGCCAGCCAGAGCGGCAAGCTGGCCAAAATCGGCCTGCATACAATCCAGGATCTGCTGCTGCACCTGCCGCTTCGCTACGAAGACCGGACCCATCTTTACCCCATTAACGACCTTCAGCCGGGCCTGTACGCCACAGTAGAAGGCGAAGTGCTGAACAGCAATATCACCTTCGGCGGCCGCCGGATGATGACCTGCCAGATTAGCGACGGCACCGGCATTCTCACGATGCGTTTCTTCAATTTCAACGCCGCGATGAAAAACAGCCTTTCCGCCGGCAAGCGCGTGCTCGCTTACGGTGAAGCCAAACGCGGCAAATACGGTGCCGAGATGTTCCACCCTGAATACCGCATTCAGGGCGATCTCAGCACGCCGGATCTGCAGGAAACGCTCACGCCGGTTTACCCAACGACCGAGGGCATCCGCCAGGCTACGCTACGTAAGTTGACCGATCAGGCACTCGAGCTGCTGAATACCTGCGCAATTACCGAACTTCTGCCCGCCGAACTGAGTCAGGGCATGATGAGCCTGCCGGAAGCATTACGCACCTTGCACAGACCGCCGCCTGACATGAAACTGGCCGATCTGGAAACCGGTAAACATCCCGCGCAGCAAAGACTGATCCTTGAAGAACTGCTTGCCCATAATCTGAGTATGCTGGCGCTACGAGCCGGGGCACAACGCTACCATGCTCTGCCTCTGGTGAACCACGACGAGCTAAAAAACCAGTTGCTTGCTGCCCTTCCCTTTAAGCCTACCGGGGCTCAGGAACGGGTGGTTGCAGAAATAGAGCGCGATATGGCGCTGGACGTGCCCATGATGCGTCTGGTGCAGGGCGATGTAGGCTCCGGTAAAACACTGGTTGCCGCACTGGCAGCCCTTCGTGCCATCGCACACGGCAAGCAGGTTGGCCTGATGGCCCCCACCGAGTTGCTTGCGGAACAGCACGCGAATAACTTCCGTCAGTGGTTTGAACCATTAGGAATCGAGGTAGGCTGGCTGGCCGGGAAGCAAAAAGGCAAAGCCCGAATTGCGCAACAGGAAGCCATCGCCAGCGGCCAGGTTTCGATGGTGGTCGGCACTCACGCTATTTTCCAGGAACAGGTTCAGTTTGCCGGGCTGGCGCTGGTTATCATTGATGAGCAGCACCGTTTTGGCGTGCACCAACGCCTGGCGCTGTGGGAAAAAGGTCAGATTCAGGGCTTCCATCCTCATCAGCTGATCATGACCGCAACGCCGATTCCCCGCACGCTGGCGATGACCGCCTACGCCGACCTCGATACGTCAGTCATCGATGAACTGCCGCCGGGACGAACGCCTGTCACTACCGTGGCAATAGCGGACACCCGCCGCAGCGAGATAATCGAGCGAGTACGCAACGCCTGCCGCGACGAAAAACGCCAGGCATATTGGGTTTGTACGCTGATTGAAGAGTCTGAATTGCTGGAAGCCCAGGCTGCGGAAGTGACCTGGGAAGAGCTAAAAACCGCCCTCCCGGAACTTAACGTTGGTCTGGTACACGGGCGCATGAAGCCGCAGGAAAAACAGGCAGTAATGCAGGCCTTCAAGCAGGGCGAACTGCATCTTCTGGTCGCCACCACGGTGATTGAAGTCGGTGTGGATGTCCCCAACGCCAGCCTGATGATCATCGAAAACCCTGAGCGTTTAGGGCTTGCGCAACTCCACCAGCTGCGCGGCCGCGTAGGTCGTGGGGCGGTAGCCTCTCACTGCGTGCTGTTGTATAAATCCCCGCTATCCAAAACGGCACAGCTTCGCCTGCAGGTGCTGAGAGACAGCAACGATGGTTTTGTGATTGCGCAAAAAGACCTGGAGATCCGCGGGCCTGGCGAGCTGCTTGGGACTCGCCAGACGGGTAACGCAGAATTCAAGGTGGCCGATCTGCTGCGGGACCAGGGGATGATTCCGCAGGTTCAGCGCCTGGCGCGCCATATTCACGAACGCTATCCTGAACAGGCGAAGGCGCTGATCGAACGCTGGATGCCGGAAACCGAACGCTACTCCAACGCTTAA
- the trmH gene encoding tRNA (guanosine(18)-2'-O)-methyltransferase TrmH has protein sequence MNPQRYARICEMLARRQPDLTVCMEQVHKPHNVSAIIRTADAVGVHEVHAVWPGSRMRTMASSAAGSNSWVEVKTHKTIGEAVGQLKSNGMQILATHLSDKAVDFREIDYTRPTCILMGQEKTGITEEALALADQDIIIPMIGMVQSLNVSVASALILYEAQRQRQNAGMYQRENSTLPEAEQQRLLFEGGYPVLANVSRRKGLPYPHVNQQGEIEADAAWWATMQSAK, from the coding sequence ATGAATCCTCAACGTTATGCGCGTATTTGCGAGATGCTCGCCAGACGCCAGCCGGACCTGACCGTTTGTATGGAGCAGGTGCACAAGCCCCATAACGTCTCCGCTATTATCCGCACCGCCGACGCCGTGGGCGTGCATGAAGTGCACGCCGTTTGGCCGGGAAGCCGTATGCGCACGATGGCGTCTTCTGCCGCAGGAAGTAATTCCTGGGTTGAAGTTAAAACGCATAAAACTATCGGCGAAGCCGTCGGTCAGCTCAAAAGCAACGGCATGCAAATTCTGGCCACTCATCTTTCCGATAAAGCCGTCGACTTCCGTGAGATAGACTACACGCGCCCCACCTGCATTCTGATGGGCCAGGAAAAAACCGGCATTACCGAAGAGGCGCTCGCGCTTGCCGACCAGGACATCATTATTCCTATGATCGGTATGGTGCAATCCCTGAACGTGTCCGTTGCCTCAGCGCTGATCCTGTACGAAGCCCAGCGCCAGCGCCAAAACGCAGGCATGTATCAGCGTGAAAACAGTACGTTACCGGAAGCTGAGCAACAGAGACTGCTGTTTGAAGGTGGCTATCCTGTGCTGGCGAACGTTTCCCGCCGGAAAGGCTTACCGTACCCACATGTGAATCAGCAGGGTGAGATAGAAGCTGATGCCGCATGGTGGGCCACGATGCAGTCGGCGAAATAA
- the spoT gene encoding bifunctional GTP diphosphokinase/guanosine-3',5'-bis pyrophosphate 3'-pyrophosphohydrolase encodes MYLFESLNQLIQNYLPEEQIKRLRQAYLVARDAHEGQTRSSGEPYITHPVAVACILAEMKLDHETLMAALLHDVIEDTPATYQDMEQLFGKSVAELVEGVSKLDKLKFRDKKEAQAENFRKMIMAMVQDIRVILIKLADRTHNMRTLGSLRPDKRRRIARETLEIYSPLAHRLGIHHLKTELEELGFEALYPNRYRVIKEVVKAARGNRKEMIQKILSEIDGRLQEAGIACRVSGREKHLYSIYCKMTLKEQRFHSIMDIYAFRVIVHDMDTCYRVLGQMHSLYKPRPGRVKDYIAIPKANGYQSLHTSMIGPHGVPVEVQIRTEDMDQMAEMGVAAHWAYKEQGESSTTAQIRAQRWMQSLLELQQSAGSSFEFIESVKSDLFPDEIYVFTPEGRIVELPAGATPVDFAYAVHTDIGHACVGARVDRQPYPLSQSLTSGQTIEIITAPGARPNAAWLNFVVSSKARAKIRQMLKNLKRDDSVSLGRRLLNHALGGSRKLAEIPAENLQRELDRMKLASLDDLLAEIGLGNAMSVVVAKNLQGESPVAAQPGTVPATNHSNLPIKGADGVLITFAKCCRPIPGDPIVAHVSPGKGLVIHHESCRNIRGYQKEPEKFMAVEWDKETEQEFITEIKVDMFNHQGALANLTAAINTAGSNIQSLNTEEKDGRVYSAFIRLTARDRVHLANIMRKIRVMPDVIKVTRNRN; translated from the coding sequence TTGTATCTGTTTGAAAGCCTGAATCAGCTGATTCAAAACTATCTGCCAGAGGAGCAAATTAAGCGCCTCCGGCAGGCATACCTTGTCGCACGTGATGCTCACGAGGGACAAACACGTTCAAGCGGTGAACCCTATATCACCCATCCCGTCGCCGTTGCCTGTATCCTGGCCGAGATGAAACTCGACCATGAAACGCTAATGGCAGCGCTTCTGCATGATGTGATTGAAGACACCCCGGCCACCTACCAGGATATGGAACAACTGTTTGGCAAAAGCGTTGCCGAACTGGTGGAAGGGGTTTCTAAGCTAGATAAACTGAAGTTCCGCGATAAGAAAGAGGCTCAGGCCGAAAACTTCCGCAAAATGATCATGGCGATGGTGCAGGATATCCGCGTCATTTTGATCAAGCTTGCTGACCGTACGCATAATATGCGCACGCTTGGATCATTGCGCCCGGATAAACGTCGCCGTATTGCCCGTGAAACCCTCGAAATTTACAGCCCACTCGCTCACCGCCTCGGTATTCATCACCTGAAAACCGAACTGGAAGAGCTTGGCTTTGAAGCGCTTTATCCGAACCGCTACCGCGTCATTAAAGAAGTGGTAAAAGCGGCTCGAGGTAACCGCAAAGAGATGATTCAAAAAATCCTCTCTGAGATCGACGGGCGTCTTCAGGAAGCAGGCATTGCCTGCCGCGTGAGCGGTCGCGAAAAGCACCTTTACTCCATTTACTGCAAGATGACGCTCAAAGAGCAGCGTTTCCATTCAATCATGGATATCTACGCGTTCCGCGTCATTGTCCACGACATGGATACCTGCTACCGCGTCCTCGGGCAGATGCACAGCCTCTATAAACCTCGTCCAGGTCGGGTGAAAGACTACATCGCCATTCCGAAAGCGAACGGCTATCAGTCTCTGCACACCTCAATGATTGGGCCGCACGGCGTCCCGGTTGAAGTGCAAATCCGTACTGAAGATATGGATCAGATGGCGGAAATGGGGGTTGCTGCGCACTGGGCTTATAAAGAGCAAGGTGAAAGCAGCACAACGGCACAAATCCGCGCTCAGCGCTGGATGCAAAGCCTGTTAGAGCTGCAGCAAAGTGCCGGTAGCTCATTTGAATTTATCGAGAGCGTAAAATCCGATCTGTTCCCGGATGAGATTTACGTTTTCACCCCGGAAGGGCGCATTGTAGAACTGCCTGCAGGCGCAACGCCGGTGGACTTCGCCTACGCGGTACATACCGATATCGGTCACGCCTGCGTGGGCGCCCGTGTTGATCGTCAGCCTTATCCGCTTTCACAGTCGCTGACCAGCGGGCAAACTATCGAAATCATTACCGCACCGGGTGCGCGTCCAAACGCCGCATGGCTTAATTTTGTCGTCAGCTCCAAAGCACGCGCCAAAATTCGCCAAATGCTGAAAAACCTGAAGCGTGATGATTCCGTGAGCTTAGGGCGTCGCCTGCTCAACCATGCGCTCGGTGGCAGCCGTAAACTGGCTGAAATTCCAGCCGAAAATCTCCAGCGTGAACTGGACCGTATGAAGCTTGCATCGCTTGACGACCTGCTGGCCGAAATTGGCCTCGGGAACGCAATGAGCGTCGTCGTGGCGAAAAACCTGCAAGGGGAATCACCAGTTGCTGCTCAGCCAGGCACGGTGCCTGCAACAAACCACAGCAACTTGCCAATCAAAGGTGCAGACGGCGTTCTGATTACCTTCGCCAAGTGCTGCCGCCCGATTCCGGGAGATCCTATCGTCGCTCACGTCAGCCCGGGTAAAGGGCTGGTTATCCACCATGAGTCTTGCCGAAATATTCGTGGCTACCAGAAAGAGCCCGAAAAATTCATGGCCGTGGAGTGGGATAAAGAGACCGAGCAGGAGTTTATCACCGAGATCAAGGTGGATATGTTTAACCACCAGGGTGCACTGGCGAACCTGACCGCGGCAATCAACACTGCGGGCTCGAACATCCAGAGCCTCAATACCGAAGAAAAAGACGGCCGCGTATACAGCGCCTTCATTCGCCTGACAGCCCGGGATCGCGTCCATCTGGCGAACATCATGCGCAAGATCCGCGTGATGCCAGATGTGATTAAAGTGACCCGCAACAGAAACTAG
- the rpoZ gene encoding DNA-directed RNA polymerase subunit omega, whose product MARVTVQDAVEKIGNRFDLVLVAARRARQMQVGGKDPLVPEENDKTTVIALREIEEGLITNQILDVRERQEQQEQEAAELQAVTAIAEGRR is encoded by the coding sequence ATGGCACGCGTAACCGTTCAGGACGCTGTAGAGAAAATTGGTAACCGTTTTGACCTGGTACTTGTGGCCGCGCGTCGCGCTCGTCAGATGCAGGTTGGCGGTAAAGATCCGCTGGTACCGGAAGAAAACGATAAAACGACCGTTATCGCACTGCGTGAAATCGAAGAAGGGTTGATCACCAACCAGATTCTCGATGTTCGTGAGCGCCAGGAACAGCAAGAGCAGGAAGCCGCAGAACTGCAGGCCGTAACTGCTATTGCTGAAGGTCGTCGTTAA